In Callospermophilus lateralis isolate mCalLat2 chromosome 4, mCalLat2.hap1, whole genome shotgun sequence, one genomic interval encodes:
- the Rassf9 gene encoding ras association domain-containing protein 9, translated as MSGRSPTKDMDSEEKEIVVWVCQEEKIVCGLTKRTTSADVIQALLEEHETAFGDKRFLLGKPSDYCIIEKWRGSERALPPLTRILKLWKAWGDEQPNMQFVLVKADAFLPVPLWRTAETKLVQNTEKLWELSPANYMKTLPPDKQKRIVRKTFRKLAKIKQDIVSHDRENMETLVHLIISQDHTIHQQVQRMKELDLEIEKCEAKFHLDRVENDGENYVQDAYLMPSFSEVEQKLDSPCEENQILEDLSERDGIVQLEERLKYYRVLIDKLSAEIEKEVKNVCIEIGEDAEGAAASELESPNLENVKGDLEKSMKAGLKIHSHLSGIQKEIKYSDSLLQMKAKEYELLAKELNLLHISNKDGCQLKENRGKESEVASSSGEAPPFTQRAFNAYTNDTDSDTGISSNHSQDSETTVGDVLLLST; from the exons ATGTCTGGCAG atCTCCAACTAAAGACATGGATTCAGAAGAGAAGGAAATTGTGGTTTGGGTTTGCCAAGAAGAGAAGATTGTCTGTGGATTAACTAAACGCACCACCTCTGCTGATGTCATCCAGGCTCTGCTGGAGGAACATGAGACGGCATTTGGGGATAAACGATTTCTGCTGGGGAAGCCCAGTGACTACTGCATCATAGAGAAGTGGAGAGGCTCAGAAAGGGCTCTTCCTCCACTAACCAGAATCCTGAAGCTCTGGAAAGCATGGGGAGATGAGCAGCCTAATATGCAATTTGTTTTGGTTAAAGCTGATGCTTTTCTTCCTGTTCCTTTGTGGAGGACAGCTGAAACAAAATTAGTGCAAAACACAGAGAAACTGTGGGAGCTCAGCCCAGCAAATTACATGAAGACATTGCCACcagacaaacaaaaaagaatagtCAGAAAAACTTTTCGGAAACTGGCTAAAATTAAGCAGGACATAGTCTCTCATGACCGAGAAAATATGGAGACATTAGTTCATCTGATTATCTCCCAGGATCATACTATTCACCAGCAAGTCCAGAGAATGAAAGAGCTGGATCTGGAAATTGAAAAGTGTGAAGCTAAGTTCCACCTTGATCGGGTAGAAAATGATGGGGAAAATTATGTCCAGGATGCATATCTCATGCCCAGTTTCAGTGAAGTCGAGCAAAAGCTGGACTCGCCGTGTGAGGAAAACCAGATTCTGGAAGACCTGAGTGAAAGGGATGGAATTGTACAGCTGGAAGAACGACTGAAATATTACAGAGTGCTCATTGATAAGCTCTCtgcagaaatagaaaaggaggtaaAAAATGTTTGCATCGAAATAGGTGAAGATGCAGAAGGGGCAGCTGCTAGTGAACTGGAAAGCCCTAATTTAGAAAATGTTAAGGGTGATTTGGAGAAAAGCATGAAAGCGGGTTTGAAAATCCACTCTCATTTGAGTGGCATCCAGAAAGAGATTAAATACAGTGACTCACTGCTTCAGATGAAAGCAAAAGAATATGAACTCCTAGCCAAGGAACTCAATTTGCTTCACATTAGCAACAAAGATGGCTGCCAGTTAAAGGAAAACAGAGGGAAGGAATCCGAGGTTGCCAGCAGCAGTGGGGAGGCTCCTCCCTTTACTCAAAGGGCATTTAATGCGTATACAAATGACACGGACTCGGACACTGGCATCAGCTCCAACCACAGTCAGGACTCAGAAACAACTGTAGGAGATGTGTTGCTGCTGTCTACCTAA